A window of the Hordeum vulgare subsp. vulgare chromosome 5H, MorexV3_pseudomolecules_assembly, whole genome shotgun sequence genome harbors these coding sequences:
- the LOC123397012 gene encoding RING-H2 finger protein ATL74-like, whose amino-acid sequence MGRPDSEAPTSSVAAGLAAALGGGEAAASPAPAGADSAFETNVVIILAALFFALLFAIGLHSLARCALRHVGRGAAVADAPGEGRASARVACSGSGIKGRVLRSLPVEVYGSGEDIDDVCAICLGEFVDGEKVRVLPRCGHGFHVRCVDAWLVTHGSCPTCRRPVVEGAPAKGETDTVITVVIA is encoded by the coding sequence ATGGGTCGTCCTGATTCCGAGGCGCCGACGTCCAGCGTCGCCGCGGGGCTGGCCGCTGCCCTCGGAGGCGGGGAGGCCGCGGcgtcgccggcgccggcgggGGCGGATTCGGCTTTCGAAACCAACGTGGTGATCATCCTGGCCGCGCTCTTCTTCGCGCTGCTCTTCGCCATCGGGCTCCACTCGCTGGCGCGGTGCGCGCTCCGGCACGTCGGGCGCGGGGCCGCGGTCGCGGACGCTCCCGGCGAGGGCCGGGCGTCGGCCCGGGTGGCCTGCAGCGGCAGCGGCATCAAGGGGCGCGTCCTGAGGAGCCTCCCCGTGGAGGTGTACGGCTCCGGCGAGGACATCGACGACGTGTGCGCCATTTGCCTCGGCGAGTTCGTGGACGGCGAGAAGGTGCGCGTGCTCCCGCGGTGCGGGCACGGCTTCCACGTTCGCTGCGTGGACGCCTGGCTGGTGACCCACGGCTCCTGTCCGACGTGCCGGCGGCCGGTGGTCGAGGGCGCGCCCGCGAAGGGTGAGACGGACACCGTCATCACCGTGGTCATCGCGTGA
- the LOC123397013 gene encoding RING-H2 finger protein ATL74-like — MGRPDSEAPASSLAYGGSGGAAAPAGTRSASDSALETNVVIILAALFFGLLLVIALNSLARCALRYVGRVAAVADAPGEGRASARVACSGSGIKRRVLRSLPVEVYGSGEDIDDVCAICLSEFVDGEKVRVLPLCGHGFHVHCVDAWLVSHGSCPTCRQPVIVDAPAKAAETDTVITVVIV, encoded by the coding sequence ATGGGTCGTCCTGATTCGGAGGCGCCGGCGTCGAGCCTTGCCTACGGAGGCAGCGGAGGCGCCGCGGCGCCGGCGGGGACGAGGTCAGCGTCAGACTCGGCTCTCGAGACCAACGTGGTGATCATCCTGGCCGCGCTCTTCTTCGGGCTGCTACTCGTCATCGCACTCAACTCGCTGGCGCGGTGCGCGCTCCGGTACGTCGGGCGCGTGGCCGCGGTCGCGGACGCTCCCGGCGAAGGCCGGGCGTCGGCGCGGGTGGCCTGCAGCGGCAGCGGCATCAAGAGGCGCGTCCTGAGGAGCCTCCCCGTGGAGGTGTACGGCTCCGGCGAGGACATCGACGACGTGTGCGCCATATGCCTGAGCGAGTTCGTGGACGGCGAGAAGGTGCGCGTGCTGCCGCTGTGCGGGCACGGCTTCCATGTCCACTGCGTCGACGCCTGGCTGGTGTCCCACGGCTCCTGTCCCACGTGCCGGCAGCCGGTCATCGTGGACGCGCCCGCcaaggcggcggagacggacacgGTCATCACCGTGGTCATCGTGTGA
- the LOC123399935 gene encoding RING-H2 finger protein ATL74-like, translated as MSSVAHGVGGGAAAPAGADSDLETNVVIILAVLFFGLLLIIAVNSLARCALRYVGRGAAAAAAAGEGRASARVACSGIKRRVLRSLPVEVYGSGEDIDDVCAICLSEFVDGEKVRVLPLCGHGFHVHCVDAWLVSRGSCPTCRRPVIEKGASGGVAQSQRPTETDTIITVVIV; from the coding sequence ATGTCAAGCGTCGCACACGGAGTTGGAGGAGGCGCGGCGGCGCCGGCTGGGGCGGACTCGGATCTCGAGACCAACGTGGTGATCATCCTGGCCGTGCTCTTCTTCGGGCTGCTCCTCATAATCGCAGTCAACTCGCTGGCGCGGTGCGCGCTCCGGTACGTGGGGCGCGGGGCCGCGGCCGCGGCAGCCGCCGGCGAGGGCCGGGCGTCGGCGCGGGTGGCCTGCAGCGGCATCAAGAGGCGCGTCCTGAGGAGCCTCCCCGTGGAGGTGTACGGCTCCGGGGAGGACATCGACGACGTGTGCGCCATATGCCTGAGCGAGTTCGTGGACGGCGAGAAGGTGCGCGTGCTGCCGCTGTGCGGGCACGGCTTCCACGTCCACTGCGTCGACGCCTGGCTGGTGTCCCGCGGCTCCTGTCCAACATGCCGGCGGCCGGTCATCGAGAAGGGCGCCAGCGGGGGTGTCGCCCAAAGCCAGCGCCCAACGGAGACGGACACGATCATCACCGTGGTGATCGTGTGA